One Planctomycetaceae bacterium DNA window includes the following coding sequences:
- a CDS encoding secretin N-terminal domain-containing protein, with protein sequence MTPYRLLPAFVFLATVIAGAESFAQRTPSGELDLLRNDEVRQELGLSELQVEKLTEIQKGATPGTEFFAPYLERMKGKPPEEAAKIREELNAAVAVERVKFQERAADVLTDPQRKALRAAYISRAGIRALGDSRVAQDLGLSDEQKTQITTLLEERRVASRNSGSTDEERDKFEQDWATKILAGLTPEQKTQWENQSKPSTNLASAPGTIAPGAGGTGTSGTVVGDVPPEGAQVVSSFGADVEMSDGRTVVDKFRFNFAYAPWEQVLKDFAAAAGYTLDLNVTPPGTLSHQDDNVYSARETLDIMNGYLLRKGFALVLKDGFLVCLDARKGGIPPTLVPDVTLEELEKVGDHEIVRIEVPVSNVDVGVMAQEVETLLGPIGKMSAFTQTGTLFITDAGDNLRRITRFIRNAMEKDRPDDALFKVYSLRNLPAEEAEFMLLAQFGMRQGAVNVSASNDDRSRSRSSSTPAPTLALQVYSDTRTNSLMVTGTAKQQKLVEEIIKAIDVPENPEMAQFRSSGPYLRVYSVTGVDAREITKSLDAMMPGVVVNEDGRAGRIHIWATAKQHEQIEEWIRQFDGGGGSGSVAVIPLLKMDPLSAAATLRSLFLSDGADAPTIETDLYTRVLIIRGSAEQVTQIKTVLAQLGEDGTGQRNAGDGGPIRRYSLMGRDPKEFLDFLQNQWKSSEPNTIRVVIPRQSGPIRELKTPSGPLPGSEPPANNAAPDGDATTMQSRSPRSGWVATGLQQTDAGQVQNNASAGEIQPETTNPYVGEDIRILVNGDELILMSNDEAALDRVESMMDILQQTLPYRTTWTVFYLQASDATETAAMLEQLFPNTSVSSTSSSSGFSFGAMFQPVTDAVSNMTGLSGLSNSPQALRIIPDIRSNSLFVTGPEMVIQEMEQVLRVLDSNEIPESLRDMQPRSIIVQYADIDEVAKIVNDVFKTYTEAPAGRQQQNNPFAALMGGGGGRGNEAAAQVRMTIGVDRQTSTLIVSSSESIFNQVKQVVDGLDESAYAANRSIRIVPLKNADPAVVQQSLSSLFPRVSASTTSSTSGGSSSSSGSPGNGERPPGSSNQQDAFQQMMQERMRQQFGGGTSGRPSGGSTGGRPSFGGSSGRGGFPSFGGRGGR encoded by the coding sequence ATGACCCCTTACCGTCTTCTACCCGCTTTTGTGTTCCTCGCGACAGTCATCGCCGGGGCAGAATCATTTGCACAGCGGACACCGTCCGGGGAACTTGATTTGCTTCGCAACGACGAAGTGCGGCAGGAGCTGGGGCTTTCCGAATTGCAGGTCGAGAAACTGACCGAGATACAGAAGGGGGCAACTCCCGGTACCGAGTTCTTCGCTCCATACCTGGAACGCATGAAAGGCAAGCCTCCCGAGGAAGCGGCGAAAATCAGAGAAGAGCTGAATGCCGCGGTGGCGGTGGAACGCGTGAAGTTTCAGGAACGCGCTGCTGACGTGCTGACGGATCCACAGCGGAAAGCACTGAGGGCCGCCTATATCAGCCGCGCTGGAATACGGGCTCTGGGCGATTCGCGGGTTGCTCAGGATCTTGGTTTGAGCGACGAACAGAAAACGCAGATCACAACACTTCTTGAAGAACGCCGGGTGGCCTCTCGAAATTCGGGTTCGACCGACGAAGAGCGAGACAAGTTCGAGCAGGACTGGGCCACTAAAATACTTGCAGGATTGACGCCGGAACAGAAGACCCAGTGGGAGAATCAGTCGAAGCCCTCGACGAATCTTGCTTCTGCGCCGGGCACGATTGCGCCGGGGGCTGGCGGAACCGGTACTTCGGGCACGGTTGTCGGCGATGTACCTCCGGAGGGAGCTCAGGTGGTGTCGAGCTTTGGTGCCGATGTTGAAATGTCCGACGGGCGAACCGTTGTGGACAAATTCCGGTTCAATTTCGCTTACGCACCCTGGGAACAGGTACTGAAAGACTTTGCTGCTGCGGCCGGGTACACGCTCGATTTGAATGTGACTCCCCCTGGGACGCTCAGCCATCAGGACGACAACGTTTATTCGGCCAGAGAGACTCTGGATATCATGAACGGATACCTACTGCGTAAAGGATTCGCCCTCGTCCTGAAGGATGGTTTTCTGGTCTGTCTGGATGCAAGAAAAGGTGGCATTCCTCCGACGCTGGTTCCGGATGTGACGCTGGAAGAACTGGAAAAGGTTGGAGATCACGAGATCGTCAGGATTGAAGTACCTGTTTCCAACGTTGATGTCGGAGTCATGGCGCAGGAAGTGGAAACTTTGCTGGGGCCAATCGGCAAGATGTCCGCTTTCACTCAAACAGGCACGTTGTTCATTACAGATGCTGGCGACAACTTGCGTCGGATCACGCGTTTCATCCGGAATGCAATGGAGAAAGACCGGCCCGACGATGCCCTGTTCAAGGTGTATTCGCTGCGAAATCTGCCAGCGGAAGAAGCGGAGTTCATGTTACTGGCTCAGTTCGGGATGCGTCAGGGGGCCGTGAATGTCAGCGCTTCGAATGATGATCGAAGCCGCTCGCGCTCCTCGAGCACACCGGCCCCGACACTGGCTTTGCAGGTCTATTCCGACACGCGGACCAACAGTCTGATGGTGACCGGTACAGCAAAGCAGCAAAAGCTGGTGGAAGAAATTATCAAGGCGATCGACGTTCCTGAGAATCCGGAGATGGCCCAGTTTCGGTCATCGGGACCGTATCTTCGAGTCTACTCCGTGACGGGTGTTGATGCCCGAGAGATCACAAAGAGTCTGGATGCCATGATGCCGGGTGTGGTCGTGAACGAAGACGGTCGAGCGGGCCGCATTCACATTTGGGCCACCGCGAAGCAGCATGAACAGATTGAAGAGTGGATCCGACAATTCGATGGGGGTGGTGGTTCCGGATCGGTCGCTGTGATTCCGTTGTTGAAGATGGACCCATTGTCCGCGGCCGCGACGCTGCGATCATTGTTTCTCAGTGACGGAGCGGACGCTCCAACGATTGAAACCGACCTCTATACTCGCGTTTTGATTATTCGCGGTTCAGCAGAGCAGGTGACACAGATCAAAACTGTACTTGCTCAGCTTGGCGAAGACGGTACAGGTCAGCGGAATGCGGGCGACGGTGGACCGATCAGACGCTATAGCCTGATGGGACGTGATCCGAAGGAGTTTCTTGACTTCCTGCAGAATCAATGGAAGTCGTCGGAACCCAATACAATTCGTGTTGTGATCCCACGACAGTCAGGACCGATTCGGGAACTGAAAACTCCATCAGGCCCGCTCCCCGGCTCTGAACCGCCGGCAAACAACGCTGCTCCGGACGGGGATGCCACGACGATGCAGTCCCGGTCTCCACGTTCTGGCTGGGTAGCCACCGGACTGCAGCAGACGGATGCGGGACAGGTACAGAACAACGCAAGTGCGGGAGAAATTCAGCCGGAGACGACAAATCCATACGTTGGGGAAGACATCCGGATTCTGGTCAACGGTGACGAGTTGATTCTGATGTCCAACGATGAAGCGGCTCTGGATCGTGTGGAATCGATGATGGATATTCTGCAGCAGACACTCCCGTATCGAACCACCTGGACGGTGTTCTATTTGCAGGCTTCGGACGCAACAGAGACAGCAGCGATGCTGGAGCAACTCTTCCCGAACACGTCCGTCTCCAGCACATCATCCAGTTCCGGATTCAGCTTCGGAGCCATGTTTCAGCCGGTGACCGATGCCGTATCGAACATGACAGGGCTGTCCGGGTTGAGCAATTCTCCCCAGGCACTGCGTATCATTCCTGATATCCGTTCCAACTCCCTTTTTGTTACGGGCCCCGAAATGGTCATTCAGGAAATGGAACAAGTGCTGCGAGTGCTTGATTCCAATGAAATTCCAGAGTCGCTTCGGGACATGCAGCCACGCTCAATCATCGTCCAGTACGCCGATATCGACGAAGTCGCAAAAATTGTAAATGACGTCTTCAAGACCTACACAGAGGCCCCGGCTGGTCGCCAGCAGCAGAACAATCCGTTTGCGGCGTTAATGGGTGGGGGCGGAGGTCGAGGCAATGAGGCTGCCGCACAAGTGCGAATGACCATCGGAGTTGATCGGCAAACGAGCACATTGATTGTCTCCTCCAGCGAATCGATTTTTAATCAGGTGAAACAAGTCGTGGATGGACTGGATGAGTCCGCCTACGCCGCGAACCGAAGTATTCGAATCGTGCCGCTGAAAAACGCAGACCCTGCTGTTGTTCAGCAGTCACTGAGTTCCCTCTTTCCGCGCGTCTCGGCCAGCACAACGTCTTCCACCAGCGGTGGATCGTCATCCAGTTCGGGCTCACCGGGCAATGGCGAACGTCCGCCCGGAAGCTCAAACCAGCAGGATGCTTTTCAGCAGATGATGCAGGAGAGAATGCGGCAGCAATTCGGTGGCGGCACCAGCGGTCGCCCATCGGGGGGAAGCACGGGCGGACGGCCCTCTTTTGGTGGCAGCAGCGGGCGAGGCGGATTCCCTAGCTTTGGCGGTCGTGGAGGTCGATGA
- a CDS encoding GspE/PulE family protein, with protein sequence MDLGQLLIREGLVTPEQVSLARETQAGVRIDQALIKMGVVTEDAVLRAAAEEFGMEYVDLKDVEIDTELLATFPTSSIYRHSLLPLYRENGHVVVATGDPLSLEGLDELSTVTGLRLEPVLTRSGELGNRINELLGVGGDTINQLVRRRSEEGIELLEEIEEDFGELAEGAQAPSVIRLVNELLMEAVKQQTSDIHIEPQENGLRVRYRMDGLLRVQPVPQEIFHFYSAIVTRLKIMSHLNIAEKRLPQDGRIKLRVAGREVDVRVSIIPMLHGEGVVMRLLDKARMKFDLKNVGMPPTCMGIFRQLIDMPHGIVLVTGPTGSGKSTTLYSALNEIKDPATKIITVEDPVEYHMDGISQIQVHSRIGLTFAAALRSILRHDPDVVLIGEIRDGETAQSAIQASLTGHLVFSTLHTNDAPSAFTRLVDMGVEPYLVASTVEGVLAQRLVRRLCPHCRKQTPIDKVDIPVDFPEPRPDFVYEPAGCRECRDTGYSGRIGVFELLRTDPTIQRMCAEQRSSTDIRDYALTAGMTTLRSSGWEQVMAGVTSVDEVVRITRGDIVA encoded by the coding sequence ATGGATCTCGGTCAGCTGTTAATTCGAGAAGGTCTGGTCACCCCGGAGCAGGTTAGTCTGGCTCGCGAAACTCAGGCGGGTGTGCGCATTGATCAGGCGCTGATCAAGATGGGTGTGGTAACGGAAGATGCCGTGCTTCGCGCCGCCGCGGAAGAATTCGGGATGGAATATGTGGACCTGAAAGATGTGGAGATCGACACGGAGTTGCTCGCCACATTTCCGACGTCCTCAATCTACCGACATTCGTTGCTGCCTCTTTACAGAGAGAATGGCCACGTGGTGGTCGCAACGGGGGATCCGCTGAGTCTGGAGGGGCTCGACGAGCTCAGCACCGTGACAGGTTTACGTCTGGAACCTGTGCTGACGCGGAGCGGGGAACTTGGCAACCGGATCAACGAACTGTTGGGGGTCGGCGGAGATACGATCAACCAGCTGGTGCGCCGACGAAGCGAAGAAGGGATCGAACTGCTCGAAGAAATCGAAGAAGATTTCGGCGAGCTGGCCGAAGGTGCTCAGGCGCCGTCTGTCATACGGCTGGTCAATGAACTGCTGATGGAAGCCGTCAAACAGCAGACGAGCGATATCCATATCGAGCCGCAGGAAAACGGTCTCCGGGTACGTTACCGAATGGATGGTCTGCTTCGGGTCCAGCCTGTCCCTCAGGAGATCTTTCATTTCTATTCGGCCATCGTTACGCGACTCAAAATTATGTCGCACCTGAACATCGCTGAGAAACGCCTGCCTCAGGACGGACGAATCAAACTTCGCGTCGCCGGACGTGAAGTGGATGTGCGTGTTTCCATCATTCCTATGCTGCACGGCGAAGGCGTGGTGATGCGTCTGCTTGACAAAGCTCGCATGAAATTCGACCTCAAGAATGTCGGTATGCCGCCGACCTGCATGGGGATTTTTCGGCAGCTGATCGATATGCCTCACGGGATCGTGCTGGTAACAGGACCCACCGGCAGTGGTAAGTCAACAACGCTTTACAGCGCTCTGAATGAGATCAAGGACCCGGCGACCAAAATTATTACCGTCGAAGATCCTGTTGAATATCACATGGATGGGATCAGCCAGATTCAGGTGCACAGCCGAATCGGGCTGACGTTTGCCGCTGCACTCCGGAGCATACTGCGACACGACCCGGACGTGGTGCTTATCGGGGAAATTCGAGACGGCGAAACAGCCCAGAGTGCGATTCAGGCGTCGCTCACCGGGCATCTGGTTTTCAGTACGCTGCATACGAACGATGCCCCCAGCGCTTTCACTCGACTTGTGGACATGGGTGTCGAACCGTACCTGGTGGCAAGCACTGTCGAAGGAGTTCTGGCCCAGCGACTCGTGCGCCGTCTCTGTCCGCATTGCAGAAAACAAACTCCGATTGACAAAGTTGACATCCCTGTCGATTTCCCGGAGCCGCGACCTGACTTCGTCTACGAGCCTGCAGGGTGTCGGGAATGTCGTGACACAGGGTACAGCGGACGAATTGGAGTATTTGAACTGCTTCGAACTGACCCCACCATTCAGCGAATGTGTGCAGAACAACGCAGTAGCACTGACATTCGTGACTACGCCCTGACTGCAGGTATGACGACGCTTCGGTCAAGTGGATGGGAACAAGTCATGGCTGGCGTCACCAGCGTTGATGAAGTCGTTCGAATTACCCGTGGGGACATCGTGGCCTGA
- a CDS encoding type II secretion system F family protein, translated as MPDFEYIARELSGKQVTGTLSASTEQDALTALAGRSLFPVRVSLSEGSKKQAATGSKRVGLRHLTVFYNQLADLLRSGVPLLRSLQLLEDQTSNPSLRYVIQDVREQVADGTRLNDAMRRHPKAFNYLTVSMVKAGEEGGFLEEVLARIAMFNDHQEELRGRVTGAMIYPVFLMTIGSAIVSVMMIWFVPQFAEIFKTMREKGTLPGATTALLSISDFLQQWWILMAIVLIGSVAGLIVYSGTEEGSRNMDRWKLKLPGLGGILQSLAVARFCRMLGTLLKNGVPILQSLRIAKDASGNIVLAEAIGNAADNVSSGQSLAVPLRASGQFSRELVEMIAVGEESNNLENVLIGVADNMEKRTSRRIDMVVRMLEPILLLIMAAVVTFVIAALLLPVLNMSQNA; from the coding sequence ATGCCCGATTTTGAATATATCGCTCGAGAACTCTCCGGGAAGCAGGTAACAGGGACCCTGTCGGCTTCAACGGAACAGGATGCTTTGACTGCACTGGCAGGCCGAAGTCTGTTTCCGGTGCGAGTCAGTTTGTCCGAAGGTTCAAAGAAGCAGGCGGCGACAGGAAGTAAACGCGTCGGACTTCGACATCTGACCGTTTTTTACAACCAGCTGGCCGATCTGCTGCGTTCCGGCGTACCCCTGCTGCGGTCTCTGCAGTTGCTGGAAGACCAGACTTCCAATCCATCGCTTCGATATGTCATTCAGGATGTTCGGGAGCAGGTTGCGGACGGAACACGGCTGAATGACGCGATGCGGCGTCATCCCAAAGCGTTCAACTATCTGACAGTCAGTATGGTAAAAGCTGGCGAAGAGGGTGGATTCCTGGAGGAGGTGCTCGCTCGAATTGCCATGTTCAATGATCATCAGGAAGAGCTTCGCGGACGGGTCACAGGTGCGATGATCTACCCGGTATTCCTGATGACAATTGGCTCGGCCATCGTTTCCGTCATGATGATTTGGTTTGTGCCGCAGTTCGCTGAAATATTTAAGACCATGCGAGAAAAAGGGACGCTGCCAGGGGCTACGACGGCGTTACTTTCCATCAGCGACTTCCTGCAGCAATGGTGGATCCTAATGGCCATCGTGCTGATCGGCAGCGTTGCAGGGCTGATTGTCTACAGCGGGACGGAAGAAGGCAGCCGCAATATGGATCGCTGGAAATTGAAGCTCCCCGGGCTGGGGGGGATTCTTCAGAGTTTGGCCGTTGCCCGTTTCTGCCGCATGCTCGGAACCCTTCTGAAAAATGGCGTCCCAATTTTGCAGTCACTTCGCATTGCGAAAGATGCCAGCGGCAACATTGTTCTGGCGGAGGCGATTGGAAATGCCGCTGACAATGTAAGTAGTGGTCAGTCGCTGGCCGTGCCGCTGCGAGCCAGTGGGCAATTTTCGCGGGAACTGGTAGAGATGATCGCTGTCGGTGAAGAGTCCAACAATCTGGAGAACGTGCTGATTGGCGTCGCGGACAACATGGAAAAACGTACCAGCCGCAGGATTGATATGGTTGTTCGTATGCTGGAACCGATTCTCCTGCTGATCATGGCGGCTGTCGTGACCTTCGTAATTGCCGCTTTGCTTCTTCCGGTTCTGAACATGTCCCAGAATGCCTGA
- a CDS encoding type II secretion system protein GspG has translation MKKSSIRSAAAPQRSRSAFTLLELLIVLAIILVIAAMVVPNLVTSQGEAMIKVAKANIKSLEDVAKRYAVDHDASYYIGSGQDAWNEFMAPQPYRDRQLKPYFEDIPLDPWGNLYGYEWDGTGHSKVSNAAKPAIWSFGPNKQDDGGSGDDINNWTTSAAQ, from the coding sequence ATGAAGAAGTCATCGATTCGAAGTGCAGCGGCTCCGCAAAGAAGCCGCAGCGCCTTCACGCTTTTAGAACTGCTGATTGTACTGGCGATCATTCTGGTCATTGCCGCCATGGTTGTTCCCAACCTCGTCACCAGTCAGGGCGAAGCCATGATCAAGGTTGCAAAGGCCAACATCAAGTCTCTCGAAGATGTTGCCAAGCGATACGCAGTTGACCATGACGCCAGCTATTATATTGGCAGCGGACAGGACGCGTGGAACGAGTTTATGGCCCCACAGCCTTATCGGGATCGTCAACTGAAGCCATATTTTGAAGACATCCCTCTGGATCCATGGGGTAATCTTTACGGGTATGAATGGGACGGAACAGGGCACAGCAAAGTCTCCAATGCTGCAAAGCCGGCGATCTGGTCGTTCGGTCCGAATAAGCAGGACGATGGTGGCAGTGGCGACGACATTAACAACTGGACGACAAGTGCCGCCCAGTAA
- a CDS encoding prepilin-type N-terminal cleavage/methylation domain-containing protein, protein MKRKASQLVVLQPSGFSLMELMIVMALIVIVAGLAAPNLIERMKGNRVYSAADQVREVLSEARTYAIDSGIDYQFRYEPQGQFFVILPTEQEPSTSNSVSTGSETSEYMRLSGQLDEDLLIQPMPDESDTIERLEPLWFGGLPDAGTLATKSWSSPIYFRFDGSATDRRFRVTDPDGRTSELSVRGLTGAVRMTPVYQEAQQ, encoded by the coding sequence ATGAAAAGAAAAGCATCCCAACTCGTCGTTCTGCAGCCGTCCGGCTTCTCCCTGATGGAGCTGATGATTGTGATGGCGTTGATTGTGATTGTTGCCGGCCTCGCTGCACCAAACCTGATCGAACGCATGAAAGGCAACCGAGTCTACAGTGCGGCGGATCAGGTTCGCGAAGTTCTTTCCGAAGCTCGAACTTACGCCATCGATTCCGGCATCGACTATCAGTTTCGCTACGAGCCTCAGGGGCAGTTCTTCGTCATTCTTCCCACCGAGCAGGAACCCTCGACGTCCAATTCAGTGAGCACGGGATCGGAAACGTCGGAGTATATGCGTCTGTCGGGACAGCTGGACGAGGATCTCCTGATCCAGCCGATGCCGGACGAATCGGACACCATAGAACGACTGGAGCCACTTTGGTTTGGCGGACTTCCGGATGCTGGAACTCTTGCAACTAAAAGCTGGTCATCGCCGATCTATTTTCGTTTCGATGGCAGTGCCACAGATCGCAGGTTTCGCGTGACGGATCCGGATGGCAGAACATCCGAATTGTCTGTCCGTGGACTCACCGGTGCAGTGCGAATGACTCCTGTTTATCAGGAGGCACAGCAATGA
- a CDS encoding prepilin-type N-terminal cleavage/methylation domain-containing protein has translation MKTPTKPATLSGRCDPDRNLHLAPRKAFTLLETIIAIGLVSLLMAGIYSAMQIYYRLQVDSHDDIERVQIARVLLRQITRDIQSVVFEEQDSISEEESLDESEEATVVDLESSMTSYTNGLVGTETDLLLYINRPDRELNYVSSQELVSFSDRSSDLMIVRYFIAQSGMGGISSQIADQYSTGNSSDPVGLVRMAGDLYGLSTAIQEGDENGQISAAKLLAPEASAIRFQYFDGLTWQTEWDSNQLNSMPIAIEITLTLITANDQDDVASKPDDPYAAGPTTHRMVVAVPVAEPFVAEAGL, from the coding sequence ATGAAGACACCGACGAAGCCAGCAACCTTGTCGGGCAGATGCGACCCGGACAGGAATCTGCACCTCGCACCGCGAAAAGCGTTCACTTTGCTGGAAACAATTATCGCGATTGGATTGGTGTCCCTTTTGATGGCGGGCATTTATTCCGCCATGCAGATCTACTATCGCCTTCAGGTCGACAGTCATGACGATATCGAACGTGTTCAGATTGCACGCGTCCTGCTTCGACAAATCACCAGAGATATCCAGTCTGTGGTCTTTGAAGAGCAGGATTCAATAAGTGAGGAGGAGTCACTGGACGAATCTGAGGAAGCCACAGTTGTCGATCTCGAATCCTCCATGACAAGTTATACCAATGGCCTGGTCGGCACTGAGACCGATTTGTTGTTGTATATCAACCGTCCGGATCGTGAATTGAATTACGTCTCCTCACAGGAACTGGTTTCATTTTCTGATCGCAGCAGCGACCTGATGATTGTGCGCTACTTTATCGCACAAAGCGGAATGGGGGGGATTTCATCTCAGATTGCTGATCAGTATTCCACTGGTAACAGTTCAGATCCAGTGGGGCTGGTTCGTATGGCCGGTGACCTTTACGGGCTGAGCACTGCGATTCAGGAAGGCGATGAAAACGGTCAGATTTCCGCTGCAAAGCTTTTGGCACCGGAAGCCAGCGCGATCCGGTTCCAGTACTTTGATGGTTTGACGTGGCAGACAGAGTGGGACAGCAATCAACTGAACAGCATGCCCATCGCCATTGAAATTACATTGACTTTGATCACCGCCAACGATCAGGACGACGTAGCCAGCAAGCCCGACGACCCGTATGCCGCTGGTCCAACAACTCACAGGATGGTGGTGGCCGTTCCCGTTGCAGAGCCATTTGTTGCGGAGGCAGGATTATGA
- a CDS encoding type II secretion system protein GspK — translation MMRSDYSCGNRMVSRRAFILLVVTVVVSLLTLAAYTFTGTMLVENQASMMFGRDVEARMMAESAIEFAAMRIAEHQADPSSVDLFHDPQTFQGVMLEESPVPRGQVRFSVVVPNDSSNLSTNMRFGVLSENSRFNLNRLLEFVDDEDETTDPYLALSYVPGMTEDIAAAIVDWIDSDDERSLGGAESADYELLAIPYSARNGPMESIDELLKIQGVTPALFYGEDANRNGVLDPNENDGAASLPLDDQDDELDIGWREYFTVSSRELNTMPDGAERINLNQGLMTELFDAIEPDYGEEAAQFVVAYRLFGNENASAATQASLTVAQKDAATAVGKAVTGGVEGSVTRAGLDLTQVAGFSFRSIYDLIDAEIPATVNGGMTTLISPWTSENVLIDMAELEQIFTWVDDAYFDGRVNINTAPHHVLMAIPGMTESIADAIIAARPQISADGFSRNVMAVRTTPAWILAEGIVDLETLQLLGPWLTTGGGIYRFQAVGHYDQGGPNTRLEAMIDATQSPPRIIFQRDLTSLGRGFHPSYLTPGAELSR, via the coding sequence ATGATGCGAAGTGATTATTCCTGTGGGAATCGCATGGTCTCGCGGCGGGCGTTTATTCTGCTCGTTGTGACGGTGGTCGTTTCATTGCTGACGCTGGCGGCCTATACCTTCACTGGCACTATGCTTGTCGAAAATCAGGCGTCGATGATGTTCGGACGCGATGTCGAAGCTCGCATGATGGCTGAGTCTGCGATCGAGTTTGCCGCGATGAGAATTGCAGAGCATCAGGCTGATCCCTCCTCCGTCGATTTGTTCCACGATCCGCAGACGTTTCAGGGCGTTATGCTCGAAGAATCTCCTGTGCCCAGGGGGCAGGTAAGGTTCTCTGTTGTTGTACCGAATGACAGTTCGAATCTCAGTACCAACATGAGATTTGGCGTGCTGAGCGAGAACTCACGATTCAATCTGAACCGATTGCTCGAATTTGTCGACGACGAGGACGAAACGACGGACCCCTATCTGGCGTTATCCTATGTTCCGGGAATGACGGAAGATATTGCGGCAGCGATCGTGGACTGGATTGATAGCGACGACGAACGAAGCCTGGGCGGCGCGGAATCCGCCGACTACGAATTGCTGGCGATCCCGTATTCGGCCCGAAACGGCCCAATGGAATCCATCGATGAGCTACTAAAGATCCAGGGCGTTACCCCGGCCTTATTCTACGGTGAAGATGCCAACAGAAACGGAGTGCTTGACCCAAATGAAAACGACGGCGCGGCATCACTTCCACTCGACGACCAGGATGACGAACTGGATATTGGATGGCGAGAATACTTCACCGTTTCCAGTCGGGAACTGAACACAATGCCGGACGGAGCCGAACGGATTAATCTGAATCAGGGATTAATGACGGAATTGTTCGATGCCATTGAGCCGGATTATGGTGAAGAGGCGGCTCAGTTCGTTGTTGCGTATCGATTGTTCGGGAATGAAAATGCCAGTGCTGCGACACAGGCAAGCCTCACCGTTGCTCAGAAGGATGCGGCGACCGCCGTTGGTAAGGCTGTTACCGGAGGAGTGGAAGGAAGCGTGACTCGCGCGGGGCTCGATCTTACGCAGGTGGCAGGCTTCTCATTTCGCTCCATTTACGACCTGATCGACGCGGAAATTCCGGCAACTGTCAATGGGGGAATGACGACACTGATCAGCCCATGGACGTCTGAGAATGTATTGATCGATATGGCAGAACTGGAGCAGATCTTTACCTGGGTGGACGACGCTTACTTCGATGGCCGCGTGAACATTAACACGGCACCCCATCATGTGCTGATGGCGATTCCGGGTATGACAGAATCAATCGCTGATGCCATCATTGCAGCGCGACCGCAAATTTCAGCTGATGGATTTTCAAGAAATGTGATGGCCGTTCGAACAACGCCCGCCTGGATTCTGGCGGAAGGCATCGTTGATCTTGAGACGCTTCAGTTATTGGGCCCGTGGTTGACGACCGGCGGCGGGATCTATCGATTTCAGGCGGTTGGGCACTATGATCAGGGCGGCCCGAATACGCGACTCGAAGCGATGATTGACGCCACCCAAAGCCCGCCCAGAATCATCTTTCAACGGGATCTGACTTCTCTGGGACGAGGGTTTCATCCTTCGTACCTGACTCCCGGAGCGGAATTGTCACGCTGA
- a CDS encoding glutaminyl-peptide cyclotransferase: MTTTMVMTKSSRDKRELPTSAGGSFVSPANVFVSGKKHMPAAVLLVVVTAAGFVFLQPLPSPHAAQSVPTVRPGVVKSFPHDSQSFCQGLVFYDGKLIEGTGQYKHSRLRSVSVESGIADIDVAMENEIFGEGVTVWQDKVIQLTWQNGYLLLYDAKTLERKAYLKYSDIDPTLREGWGITQDGRHLIISDGSAELRFVDPVTFRMTRKITVRNGRRSVRNLNELEFVDGQIFANIWYQDQIARIDPQSGNVVGWLDLSGFKPKSIRFNREAVLNGIAWDSNARRLFITGKHWPTLYEISVPGLNK; this comes from the coding sequence ATGACCACGACCATGGTGATGACAAAAAGTAGTCGCGATAAACGAGAGTTACCGACTTCAGCTGGTGGCAGTTTTGTCTCGCCAGCAAACGTGTTTGTTTCAGGGAAGAAACATATGCCCGCCGCTGTTCTTCTGGTCGTTGTTACAGCGGCAGGCTTCGTTTTCCTGCAACCTCTTCCTTCGCCCCACGCTGCGCAATCCGTCCCTACGGTGCGTCCAGGCGTTGTGAAGTCGTTCCCGCATGACTCTCAGTCATTTTGTCAGGGACTGGTCTTTTACGATGGGAAGTTGATTGAAGGTACCGGCCAGTACAAACATTCGCGTTTGCGGTCCGTCTCCGTTGAAAGTGGAATTGCCGATATCGACGTGGCAATGGAGAACGAGATTTTCGGTGAAGGGGTGACCGTCTGGCAGGATAAGGTCATTCAACTGACATGGCAAAACGGGTACCTGCTGCTGTATGACGCTAAAACGCTTGAACGCAAGGCCTATCTCAAGTACTCCGATATCGACCCAACTCTACGCGAAGGCTGGGGAATCACTCAGGATGGCAGGCACCTGATTATCAGTGATGGCAGTGCAGAATTGAGGTTTGTCGATCCTGTCACATTCAGGATGACCCGAAAAATTACGGTCAGAAATGGTCGGCGATCAGTCAGGAACCTGAACGAACTGGAGTTTGTCGACGGTCAGATCTTTGCCAATATCTGGTATCAGGATCAGATCGCCCGGATTGATCCTCAGAGTGGCAATGTCGTTGGTTGGCTGGACCTGTCCGGGTTCAAGCCGAAGTCGATTCGCTTTAACCGGGAAGCCGTATTGAACGGCATTGCCTGGGATTCGAATGCCCGCCGCCTGTTCATCACCGGCAAACACTGGCCAACCCTGTACGAGATCTCTGTGCCTGGTTTGAATAAGTAA